A region of Streptomyces sp. TG1A-60 DNA encodes the following proteins:
- the ftsH gene encoding ATP-dependent zinc metalloprotease FtsH translates to MDVKRYFRGPVMWIVLAVLAVVVLMQVVGSSGGYKTVDTGQVVQAIHDNRVQEASLTTGEEQTIKAQLKDGQKIEGSSKIQASYIGDQGVNLANTLQDKFQNEQIPDGYTVTPTKQNAFVGILLSLLPFVLIVVVFLFLMNQMQGGGSRVMNFGKSKAKLITKDTPKTTFSDVAGSDEAVEELHEIKEFLQEPAKFQAVGAKIPKGVLLYGPPGTGKTLLARAVAGEAGVPFYSISGSDFVEMFVGVGASRVRDLFEQAKANAPAIVFVDEIDAVGRHRGAGLGGGHDEREQTLNQLLVEMDGFDVKGGVILIAATNRPDILDPALLRPGRFDRQIAVDRPDMQGRLEILKVHQKGKPVAPDVDLSAVARRTPGMTGADLSNVLNEAALLTARSDRKLIDNQMLDEAIDRVVAGPQKRTRIMSDKEKKITAYHEGGHALVAAASPNSDPVHKITILSRGRALGYTMVLPDEDRYSTTRNEMLDQLGYMLGGRAAEELVFHDPTTGASNDIEKATSLARAMVTQYGMTERLGAIKFGGDNSEPFLGREMSHQRDYSEEVAALVDEEVKKLIENAHNKAWEILVENRDVLDNLVLQLLEKETLGKEEIAEIFAPIVKRPPRPAWTGSSRRTPSTRPPVLSPKELALTNGANGATPVITTTKAPAEATPEEHPES, encoded by the coding sequence ATGGACGTGAAGCGATACTTCCGTGGGCCAGTCATGTGGATCGTGCTGGCCGTCCTTGCCGTGGTCGTGTTGATGCAGGTCGTCGGCTCGTCCGGCGGCTACAAGACGGTGGACACGGGCCAGGTGGTCCAGGCGATCCATGACAACCGGGTCCAAGAGGCCAGCCTGACCACCGGCGAAGAGCAGACCATCAAGGCCCAGCTCAAGGACGGGCAGAAGATCGAAGGCAGCTCGAAGATCCAGGCGAGCTACATCGGCGACCAGGGCGTGAACCTCGCCAACACCCTGCAGGACAAGTTCCAGAACGAGCAGATCCCCGACGGCTACACGGTCACTCCGACCAAGCAGAACGCTTTCGTCGGCATCCTGCTCTCCCTGCTCCCCTTCGTCCTCATCGTGGTCGTCTTCCTGTTCCTGATGAACCAGATGCAGGGTGGCGGCTCCCGTGTCATGAACTTCGGGAAGTCCAAGGCCAAGCTCATCACCAAGGACACCCCGAAGACGACGTTCTCGGACGTCGCGGGCTCGGACGAGGCCGTCGAGGAGCTCCACGAGATCAAGGAGTTCCTGCAGGAGCCCGCCAAGTTCCAGGCCGTCGGTGCCAAGATCCCCAAGGGCGTGCTGCTCTACGGCCCGCCCGGTACGGGCAAGACGCTGCTCGCGCGCGCCGTCGCGGGCGAGGCGGGTGTCCCCTTCTACTCGATCTCGGGTTCCGACTTCGTCGAGATGTTCGTGGGTGTCGGTGCCTCCCGGGTCCGTGACCTCTTCGAGCAGGCCAAGGCGAACGCCCCGGCGATCGTCTTCGTCGACGAGATCGACGCGGTCGGCCGGCACCGCGGCGCCGGCCTCGGCGGCGGTCACGACGAGCGCGAGCAGACGCTGAACCAGCTGCTCGTCGAGATGGACGGCTTCGACGTCAAGGGCGGTGTGATCCTCATCGCCGCGACGAACCGCCCGGACATCCTCGACCCGGCGCTGCTGCGCCCGGGCCGCTTCGACCGCCAGATCGCCGTCGACCGCCCGGACATGCAGGGTCGTCTGGAGATCCTCAAGGTCCACCAGAAGGGCAAGCCGGTCGCGCCCGACGTCGACCTGTCCGCCGTCGCCCGCCGGACCCCCGGCATGACGGGTGCCGATCTGTCCAACGTCCTGAACGAGGCCGCGCTCCTGACGGCTCGCAGCGACAGGAAGCTGATCGACAACCAGATGCTGGACGAGGCGATCGACCGCGTGGTCGCGGGCCCGCAGAAGCGGACCCGGATCATGTCGGACAAGGAAAAGAAGATCACCGCGTACCACGAGGGCGGTCACGCCCTGGTCGCGGCGGCCTCCCCGAACTCCGACCCGGTCCACAAGATCACCATCCTGTCGAGAGGCCGCGCCCTCGGCTACACGATGGTTCTGCCGGACGAGGACCGGTACTCGACCACCCGCAACGAGATGCTCGACCAGCTCGGCTACATGCTGGGCGGTCGCGCCGCCGAGGAACTGGTCTTCCACGACCCGACCACCGGCGCCTCGAACGACATCGAGAAGGCCACCAGCCTGGCCCGCGCGATGGTCACCCAGTACGGCATGACCGAGCGTCTGGGCGCGATCAAGTTCGGGGGCGACAACTCGGAGCCGTTCCTCGGACGTGAGATGTCTCACCAGCGCGACTACTCGGAAGAGGTCGCCGCGCTCGTGGACGAGGAAGTCAAGAAGCTCATCGAGAACGCGCACAACAAGGCCTGGGAGATCCTGGTCGAGAACCGCGACGTCCTCGACAACCTGGTGCTCCAGCTGCTGGAGAAGGAGACGTTGGGCAAGGAGGAGATCGCCGAGATCTTCGCCCCCATCGTCAAGCGTCCGCCCCGGCCCGCCTGGACCGGCTCCTCCCGCCGCACCCCCTCCACCCGTCCGCCGGTGCTCTCCCCGAAGGAGCTCGCACTGACGAACGGCGCCAACGGCGCGACGCCGGTGATCACCACCACCAAGGCGCCCGCCGAGGCGACCCCGGAGGAGCACCCGGAGAGCTGA
- the hpt gene encoding hypoxanthine phosphoribosyltransferase, which translates to MRVDAKDMGADLKEVLITKEEIDAKLAELAAKIDAEYAGKDLLIVGVLKGAVMVMADLARALSTPVTMDWMAVSSYGAGTQSSGVVRILKDLDTDIKGRHVLIVEDIIDSGLTLSWLISNLGSREPASLKVCTLLRKPDAAKVAIDVEWAGFDIPNEFVVGYGLDYAEKYRNLPFVGTLAPHVYGG; encoded by the coding sequence ATGCGGGTGGACGCGAAAGACATGGGTGCCGACCTCAAAGAGGTACTCATCACCAAGGAAGAGATCGACGCGAAGCTGGCCGAGCTGGCCGCGAAGATCGACGCGGAGTACGCGGGCAAGGACCTGCTCATCGTCGGAGTCCTCAAGGGCGCGGTGATGGTCATGGCCGACCTCGCCCGGGCGCTGTCCACCCCGGTCACCATGGACTGGATGGCCGTGTCCTCCTACGGCGCGGGCACCCAGTCCTCCGGCGTGGTGCGGATCCTCAAGGACCTCGACACCGACATCAAGGGCAGGCACGTCCTGATCGTCGAGGACATCATCGACTCGGGCCTGACCCTGTCCTGGCTGATCTCCAACCTCGGCTCGCGCGAGCCCGCCTCCCTGAAGGTGTGCACGCTGCTGCGCAAGCCCGACGCCGCCAAGGTCGCCATCGACGTGGAGTGGGCCGGTTTCGACATCCCCAACGAGTTCGTCGTGGGCTACGGCCTCGACTACGCCGAGAAGTACCGCAACCTCCCCTTCGTCGGTACGCTCGCGCCCCACGTCTACGGCGGCTGA
- the tilS gene encoding tRNA lysidine(34) synthetase TilS translates to MGPHPAVAAIRLAVRRVLHDLLTEHHTNTTPHAPACATPGAPSATSAQPAPTRPTAVPPAAVPAGTTLSVSPRARTAVHGPPLVLVACSGGADSMALASALAFEAPKLGVRAGGITVDHGLQPGSGLRAEEVVLRLNALGLDPVESVAVTVGRDGGPEAAARDARYAALDAALDRHGATAVLLGHTRDDQAETVLLGLARGSGIRSLSGMAAVSGADGRYRRPFLQLDRQTARKACMVQSLSVWDDPHNADPAYTRSRLRHEGLPALEKALGKGVVEALARTARLSRDDADALDTWARQAEASVRDAAGLLECAKLYALPPAVRRRILRRAAIEAGAPAGSLFARHIEEIDRLITGWRGQGAINLPGRVVAQRQGGRLVIRQG, encoded by the coding sequence ATGGGTCCCCACCCCGCGGTCGCGGCGATACGCCTGGCGGTCCGCCGCGTACTCCACGACCTCCTGACCGAACACCACACGAACACCACCCCGCACGCGCCCGCCTGCGCGACCCCCGGCGCGCCCTCCGCGACAAGCGCACAACCGGCGCCCACGCGCCCCACGGCCGTACCCCCCGCGGCCGTGCCCGCCGGGACCACGCTCAGTGTGTCCCCGCGTGCGAGGACCGCCGTGCACGGGCCGCCGCTCGTGCTCGTGGCGTGCTCCGGCGGCGCCGACTCCATGGCGCTCGCCTCCGCCCTCGCCTTCGAGGCACCCAAGCTCGGCGTCCGCGCCGGCGGCATCACCGTCGACCACGGTCTGCAGCCCGGCTCCGGCCTCCGCGCCGAGGAAGTCGTCCTGCGCCTGAACGCACTCGGCCTGGACCCGGTCGAGTCCGTGGCCGTGACCGTCGGGCGGGACGGCGGACCCGAGGCCGCAGCCCGCGACGCCCGCTACGCCGCCCTGGACGCCGCCCTGGACCGCCACGGCGCCACCGCCGTCCTGCTCGGCCACACCCGCGACGACCAGGCCGAAACCGTCCTGCTCGGTCTCGCCCGCGGTTCCGGCATCCGCTCCCTGTCCGGTATGGCCGCGGTCTCGGGGGCCGACGGCCGCTACCGGCGCCCCTTCCTCCAACTCGACCGGCAGACCGCCCGCAAGGCCTGCATGGTCCAGTCGCTGTCCGTCTGGGACGACCCCCACAACGCCGACCCGGCCTACACCCGCTCCAGGCTCCGGCACGAAGGACTGCCCGCTCTGGAGAAAGCGCTCGGCAAGGGCGTCGTCGAGGCCCTCGCCCGTACGGCCCGGCTCTCCCGCGACGACGCCGACGCCCTCGACACCTGGGCCCGCCAGGCCGAGGCCTCCGTCCGCGACGCCGCGGGGCTTCTGGAGTGCGCCAAGCTCTACGCCCTGCCGCCCGCCGTGCGCCGCCGCATCCTGCGCCGCGCCGCCATCGAGGCCGGTGCCCCGGCCGGTTCCCTCTTCGCCCGGCACATCGAGGAGATCGACCGCCTCATCACCGGCTGGCGCGGTCAGGGGGCCATCAATCTCCCCGGCCGGGTCGTCGCCCAGCGGCAGGGTGGCAGACTGGTGATTCGGCAAGGCTGA
- a CDS encoding zinc-dependent metalloprotease, producing MTRIGGAEMVDWNLAVATATRLVRPGPEVSRDEARDIVAELRRHAKESEEHVRAFTRMLPDTGDDTPVLVVDRPGWVRANVAGFRELLKPLLDKMEERRGNTPGGAVLGAVGGKVTGVELGMLLSFLASRVLGQYETFAPATRDFPGAENGGGRLLLVAPNIVHVERELDVQPHDFRLWVCLHEETHRTQFTAVPWLRDHLEGEIQSFLKETEVDPTTFLERVREAAQSLAGGRPEGEQGDDAHSIVELVQTPAQREILGRLTAVMSLLEGHADFVMDGVGPAVVPSVAEIREKFQQRRAKGASRLDQALRKLLGLDAKLRQYKDGERFVRAVVEQVGMDGFNRVWTSPNTLPTKAEIAKPADWVARVHRRAGS from the coding sequence ATGACTCGTATCGGTGGTGCCGAGATGGTCGACTGGAATCTCGCGGTGGCGACCGCGACCCGGCTCGTGCGGCCGGGCCCCGAGGTGAGCCGCGACGAGGCCAGGGACATCGTCGCCGAGCTCCGCCGGCACGCGAAGGAGTCGGAGGAACACGTCCGCGCGTTCACGCGGATGCTCCCCGACACGGGCGACGACACCCCCGTCCTCGTCGTCGACCGGCCGGGCTGGGTCCGGGCCAACGTCGCCGGCTTCCGGGAGCTGCTGAAGCCGCTGCTCGACAAGATGGAGGAACGTCGCGGCAACACGCCGGGCGGGGCCGTCCTCGGCGCGGTCGGCGGCAAGGTCACCGGCGTGGAGCTGGGCATGCTCCTGTCGTTCCTCGCCTCCCGCGTGCTCGGCCAGTACGAGACGTTCGCCCCGGCGACCCGCGACTTCCCGGGCGCCGAGAACGGCGGCGGCAGGCTGCTGCTGGTCGCGCCGAACATCGTGCACGTGGAGCGCGAACTCGACGTACAGCCTCACGACTTCCGCCTCTGGGTCTGTCTGCACGAGGAGACGCACCGCACGCAGTTCACGGCGGTCCCCTGGCTGCGGGACCACCTGGAGGGCGAAATCCAGTCGTTCCTCAAGGAGACCGAGGTCGACCCCACGACCTTCCTGGAGCGCGTCCGGGAGGCCGCCCAGTCACTCGCGGGGGGTCGGCCCGAGGGCGAGCAGGGCGACGACGCTCACTCGATCGTGGAGTTGGTGCAGACCCCCGCCCAGCGGGAGATCCTCGGCCGGCTGACCGCCGTCATGTCCCTCCTCGAGGGCCATGCCGACTTCGTGATGGACGGGGTCGGCCCGGCGGTCGTGCCCTCGGTCGCCGAGATCCGCGAGAAGTTCCAGCAGCGACGCGCGAAGGGGGCCTCCCGCCTGGACCAGGCCCTGCGCAAGCTCCTGGGACTCGACGCCAAACTCAGGCAGTACAAGGACGGCGAGCGGTTCGTACGGGCGGTCGTCGAACAGGTCGGCATGGACGGTTTCAACCGCGTGTGGACCTCCCCGAACACCCTGCCGACCAAGGCGGAGATCGCCAAACCGGCGGACTGGGTCGCGCGGGTGCATCGCAGGGCGGGGTCGTGA
- the dacB gene encoding D-alanyl-D-alanine carboxypeptidase/D-alanyl-D-alanine-endopeptidase: MVVPEPKVWRAARPHVVRVARAVKPGVVRLSRAVKPGAERVARVVKPGVVRVTSAVSARSSQLAGNTKKLTTLQFTAGAATLGLVLSAGAVAAAGPWDSSGQRTAERDRAASPAGQGGADHGRDPGMSAEAPKPAPSALSVLTGLGAGAAQAGAGSAPESAALAAVLDPFLNSPDLGPRPAAAVVDVATGRQLYGQNADDALTPASTTKIATAAAVLSAAGPDHRIETRTVLKPDSAEVVLVGGGDPTLTAREEAGGHASLRALADRTAAALAERHLDEITLTYDTSLYEGPELHSIGVDGNIAPVTALMVDEARLDDSTSGTTTRSTDPAGDATAKFADLLADRGVKTEATGPLPDSSRATADTEELASVSSPPLSALVERMLTHSDNDLAEALARQVAVATDEPASFEGGAAAIKKQLKKLGLPLDGVEFADGSGLSRDNQLTADLLTALLAESAAPSHPELRPVLTGLPVAGFTGTLSSRYATQPDGTGVVRAKTGTLTGVNTLAGTVVDADGRLLAFAVLATGATDRTAAHKALDAAASALATCGCR, translated from the coding sequence GTGGTCGTGCCTGAGCCGAAGGTCTGGCGGGCCGCGAGACCGCACGTGGTGCGGGTCGCGCGCGCCGTGAAGCCGGGGGTCGTGCGCCTCTCACGCGCCGTGAAACCCGGCGCGGAACGCGTCGCACGGGTGGTGAAACCCGGTGTCGTACGCGTCACGAGCGCCGTCTCGGCACGCTCTTCGCAGCTCGCGGGGAACACGAAGAAGCTCACGACCCTTCAGTTCACCGCTGGCGCGGCCACCCTGGGGCTGGTGCTCTCGGCCGGGGCGGTGGCCGCCGCCGGACCCTGGGACTCATCGGGTCAGCGTACGGCCGAGCGTGACCGTGCGGCATCGCCCGCGGGGCAGGGTGGCGCAGATCACGGACGTGATCCCGGTATGTCGGCGGAGGCGCCCAAGCCCGCGCCGAGCGCCCTCTCCGTGCTCACCGGCCTGGGCGCCGGCGCCGCCCAGGCCGGCGCCGGCTCCGCGCCCGAGTCCGCGGCCCTGGCAGCCGTTTTGGACCCGTTCCTGAACTCCCCGGACCTGGGCCCTCGTCCGGCAGCCGCCGTCGTCGACGTCGCGACGGGCAGGCAGCTCTACGGCCAGAACGCGGACGACGCGCTGACCCCCGCGTCCACCACCAAGATCGCCACGGCTGCGGCGGTCCTCTCGGCGGCCGGCCCCGACCACCGCATCGAGACCCGTACGGTCCTGAAGCCCGACTCCGCCGAGGTGGTCCTCGTCGGTGGCGGCGACCCCACCCTCACCGCCCGTGAGGAGGCGGGCGGCCACGCGAGCCTGCGCGCCCTCGCCGACCGGACGGCCGCCGCTCTCGCCGAGCGTCACCTGGACGAGATCACGCTCACCTACGACACCTCCCTCTACGAGGGCCCCGAGCTGCACTCCATCGGTGTGGACGGCAACATCGCCCCCGTCACCGCCCTCATGGTCGACGAGGCCCGTCTCGACGACTCCACCAGCGGTACCACGACCCGCTCCACCGACCCGGCGGGGGACGCGACCGCGAAGTTCGCGGACCTCCTGGCGGACCGCGGCGTCAAGACGGAGGCGACGGGCCCCCTCCCGGACTCCTCGAGGGCGACTGCGGACACCGAGGAACTCGCCTCGGTCTCCTCTCCACCCCTGTCCGCCCTGGTGGAGCGCATGCTCACCCACAGCGACAACGACCTCGCCGAGGCACTGGCCCGCCAGGTCGCCGTGGCGACGGACGAACCGGCGAGCTTCGAAGGCGGCGCGGCAGCGATCAAGAAGCAGCTGAAGAAACTCGGACTGCCCCTCGACGGCGTCGAGTTCGCCGACGGCAGTGGTCTCAGCCGGGACAACCAGCTCACCGCGGACCTGCTCACCGCCCTCCTCGCCGAGTCGGCGGCTCCCTCCCACCCCGAACTCCGCCCGGTGCTCACCGGTCTCCCGGTGGCCGGCTTCACCGGCACCCTCAGCAGCCGCTACGCCACCCAGCCCGACGGCACCGGAGTGGTACGGGCCAAGACCGGCACGCTGACCGGCGTGAACACCCTCGCCGGCACGGTCGTGGACGCCGACGGCCGCCTCCTCGCCTTCGCCGTCCTGGCCACGGGGGCTACGGACCGCACAGCGGCCCACAAGGCCCTGGACGCGGCGGCCTCGGCCCTGGCGACCTGCGGCTGCCGCTGA
- a CDS encoding inorganic diphosphatase, whose product MEFDVTIEIPKGSRNKYEVDHETGRIRLDRRLFTSTAYPTDYGFVENTLGEDGDPLDALVILDEPTFPGCLIKCRAIGMFRMTDEAGGDDKLLCVPATDPRVEHLRDIHHVSEFDRLEIQHFFEVYKDLEPGKSVEGADWVGRVEAEAEVEKSYMRFKEQGGH is encoded by the coding sequence GTGGAGTTCGACGTCACGATCGAGATTCCGAAGGGTTCACGGAACAAGTACGAGGTGGACCACGAGACCGGTCGGATCCGCCTGGACCGTCGACTCTTCACCTCGACCGCCTACCCGACCGACTACGGCTTCGTCGAGAACACCCTCGGCGAGGACGGCGACCCGCTGGACGCGCTGGTCATCCTGGACGAGCCGACCTTCCCGGGCTGCCTCATCAAGTGCCGTGCGATCGGCATGTTCCGGATGACGGACGAGGCCGGCGGCGACGACAAGCTGCTGTGTGTCCCGGCGACCGACCCGCGTGTGGAACACCTGCGTGACATCCACCACGTCTCGGAGTTCGACCGCCTGGAGATCCAGCACTTCTTCGAGGTCTACAAGGACCTGGAGCCCGGCAAGTCCGTCGAGGGCGCCGACTGGGTCGGCCGCGTCGAGGCCGAGGCCGAGGTCGAGAAGTCGTACATGCGCTTCAAGGAGCAGGGCGGTCACTGA
- a CDS encoding threonine/serine exporter family protein — MGIDGDASVTSEFAIPDGLAVLGAGAEPEALTTSEFALPKGLAPPEPVPVEQEESAFSAPRTYSARHAPVAFTPPSGIPAVRLATDVPWQDRMRTMLRMPVAERPAPEPPPRAEGDTGPAVPRVLDLTLRIGELLLAGGEGAEDVEAAMFAVCRSYGLDRCEPTVTFTQLSVTYQPSLVDDPVSASRIVRRRATDYTRLAAVYRLVDDLSDPENVISLEEAYRRLAEIRRNRHPYPGWALTAASGLLAGAASVLVGGGFIVFFAAALGAMLGDRLAWMCSGRGLPEFYQFLVAAMPPAAIGVALTVAHVDVKASAVITGGLFALLPGRALVAGVQDGLTGFYITASARLLEVMYLFVGIVVGVLLVLYFGVELGAELNPDAALGSADRPLLQLGASMLLSFTFAVLLQQERATVLAVTLNGGVAWAVYGAMHYAGEISPVASTAVAAGVVGLFGQLLSRYRFASALPYTTAAIGPLLPGSATYFGLLGFAQNDVDAGLVSLTKAAALAMAIAIGVNLGSETFRLFLPGAARAGRKAAKRTRGF; from the coding sequence ATGGGTATCGACGGCGACGCGTCGGTGACGTCGGAGTTCGCGATCCCCGACGGGCTGGCCGTGCTTGGCGCCGGGGCGGAGCCCGAGGCGCTAACGACCTCCGAGTTCGCCCTGCCGAAGGGGCTGGCGCCGCCCGAGCCGGTCCCGGTGGAGCAGGAGGAGTCCGCGTTCAGCGCGCCGCGCACCTACAGCGCGCGGCACGCGCCGGTCGCGTTCACGCCGCCCAGCGGGATCCCGGCCGTCAGACTGGCCACGGACGTGCCCTGGCAGGACCGGATGCGCACGATGCTGCGGATGCCGGTGGCGGAGCGGCCCGCGCCGGAGCCGCCGCCGCGTGCGGAGGGCGATACGGGGCCCGCGGTGCCGCGCGTGCTCGACCTCACCCTGCGTATCGGCGAACTGCTGCTCGCGGGCGGCGAGGGCGCGGAGGACGTGGAGGCGGCGATGTTCGCCGTCTGCCGCTCCTACGGCCTCGACCGCTGCGAGCCGACCGTCACCTTCACCCAGCTGTCGGTCACCTACCAGCCGTCGCTCGTGGACGACCCGGTCTCGGCGTCCCGGATCGTCCGGCGGCGGGCCACCGACTACACGCGGCTCGCGGCCGTCTACCGGTTGGTGGACGACCTCAGCGACCCGGAGAACGTGATCTCGCTGGAGGAGGCGTACCGGCGGCTCGCGGAGATTCGGCGCAACCGGCACCCGTACCCCGGCTGGGCGCTGACCGCGGCCAGCGGGCTGCTCGCGGGCGCCGCCTCCGTGCTGGTCGGCGGTGGGTTCATCGTCTTCTTCGCCGCGGCGCTGGGTGCGATGCTCGGCGACCGGCTGGCCTGGATGTGTTCGGGGCGGGGGCTGCCGGAGTTCTACCAGTTCCTGGTGGCGGCGATGCCCCCCGCGGCGATCGGGGTGGCGCTGACCGTGGCGCACGTGGACGTGAAGGCGTCTGCCGTCATCACCGGTGGGCTCTTCGCGCTGCTGCCCGGGCGGGCGCTGGTGGCGGGGGTGCAGGACGGGCTGACCGGCTTCTACATCACCGCCTCCGCCCGGCTCCTTGAGGTCATGTACCTCTTCGTGGGCATCGTGGTGGGGGTGCTGCTCGTCCTGTACTTCGGCGTGGAGCTGGGTGCCGAGCTGAACCCGGACGCGGCACTCGGCAGCGCGGACCGGCCGCTGTTGCAGCTCGGGGCGTCGATGCTGTTGTCGTTCACCTTCGCGGTGCTGCTTCAGCAGGAACGAGCCACCGTGCTGGCCGTGACCCTGAACGGGGGTGTCGCCTGGGCCGTGTACGGGGCGATGCACTACGCGGGCGAGATCTCGCCGGTCGCCTCCACGGCCGTGGCCGCGGGTGTGGTGGGCCTGTTCGGGCAGTTGCTGTCGCGGTATCGGTTCGCTTCGGCGTTGCCGTACACGACGGCGGCGATCGGGCCCCTGCTGCCGGGGTCGGCGACGTATTTCGGGTTGCTGGGGTTCGCGCAGAACGATGTGGACGCGGGGTTGGTGTCGCTGACGAAGGCGGCGGCGCTGGCCATGGCCATCGCCATCGGGGTGAACCTCGGGTCCGAGACGTTCCGGCTGTTCCTGCCGGGGGCGGCGCGCGCTGGGCGCAAGGCCGCGAAGCGGACCAGGGGGTTCTGA
- a CDS encoding MerR family transcriptional regulator, with protein sequence MGHTVGQVAGFAGVTVRTLHHYDEIGLLVPTERTHAGHRRYDDADLDRLQQILFYRELGFPLDEVATLLDDPDADPRAHLRRQHELLTARIEKLRKMAAAVEHTMEARRMGINLTPEERFEVFGDNDPERYAEEAEQRWGGTSAYAESQRRTATYTKEDWKRMQDEVADWGARYDALMTAGEAPTGEVAMNMAEEHRQHIGAWFYDCPYEMHQCLGEMYVSDERFKAFYDSMRPGLAEHLREAITANAARHHV encoded by the coding sequence ATGGGCCACACCGTGGGACAGGTCGCCGGATTCGCCGGCGTCACGGTGCGCACGCTGCACCACTACGACGAGATCGGCCTGCTCGTACCGACCGAGCGCACCCACGCGGGCCACCGCCGCTACGACGACGCCGACCTCGACCGGCTCCAGCAGATCCTGTTCTACCGGGAGCTCGGCTTCCCCCTCGACGAGGTCGCGACCCTGCTCGACGACCCGGATGCGGACCCGCGCGCGCACCTGCGCCGCCAGCACGAGCTGCTGACCGCCCGGATCGAGAAGCTGCGGAAGATGGCCGCGGCCGTGGAACACACCATGGAGGCACGCAGGATGGGCATCAACCTCACCCCCGAGGAGCGGTTCGAGGTCTTCGGCGACAACGACCCCGAGCGGTACGCCGAGGAGGCGGAACAGCGCTGGGGCGGCACGTCGGCGTACGCCGAGTCGCAACGCCGCACCGCCACGTACACCAAGGAGGACTGGAAGCGCATGCAGGACGAGGTGGCCGACTGGGGCGCGCGCTACGACGCCCTGATGACGGCCGGTGAGGCGCCGACCGGCGAGGTGGCCATGAACATGGCCGAGGAGCACCGGCAGCACATCGGCGCCTGGTTCTACGACTGCCCGTACGAGATGCACCAGTGCCTCGGCGAGATGTACGTCTCCGACGAGCGGTTCAAGGCGTTCTACGACTCCATGCGTCCCGGACTTGCCGAGCATCTGCGGGAGGCGATCACCGCGAACGCGGCGCGGCACCACGTCTGA